The following are from one region of the Ananas comosus cultivar F153 linkage group 20, ASM154086v1, whole genome shotgun sequence genome:
- the LOC109725943 gene encoding RING-H2 finger protein ATL73-like: MPSTLFQSPNVEIYSRRLLLQTKLTTQPSAVEKRVSDVGDGSEFGEFGSKFDNNAVMILAVLLCALICVLGLNSIVRLTFRCSSCVLLGHGHEPEPDPEPEPEPEPNQAARRAQTGLKKKILEEMPVRVYSTGLKIQGAEPECAICLTEFECGEPVRVLPGCDHAFHVKCIDRWLLARSSCPTCRQCMSGAENERSDCDEMNRLGSEPVRSVLVPLEPEGFTTDYEF; this comes from the coding sequence ATGCCTAGCACTTTATTTCAATCCCCTAATGTAGAGATCTACTCCAGAAGGCTTCTGCTTCAGACCAAACTCACCACACAACCCTCGGCGGTCGAAAAGCGGGTCTCGGACGTTGGAGACGGGTCGGAATTCGGCGAATTCGGAAGCAAATTCGACAACAATGCAGTCATGATCCTCGCCGTCCTCCTCTGCGCCCTCATTTGCGTACTGGGGCTCAATTCCATCGTCCGGCTCACGTTCCGGTGCTCGAGCTGTGTGTTGCTGGGGCATGGGCATGAGCCTGAGCCTGATCCTGAGCCTGAGCCTGAGCCTGAACCCAACCAGGCGGCCAGACGAGCCCAAACCGGTTTGAAGAAGAAAATCCTCGAAGAAATGCCGGTTCGGGTCTACTCGACCGGCCTAAAGATCCAGGGCGCGGAACCAGAATGCGCGATTTGTCTCACGGAGTTTGAGTGTGGCGAGCCGGTTCGGGTCCTGCCCGGGTGCGACCACGCGTTCCACGTCAAGTGCATAGACCGGTGGCTTCTGGCGCGGTCGTCGTGTCCGACGTGCCGACAATGCATGTCGGGTGCAGAGAACGAGAGGTCCGATTGCGACGAAATGAATCGGTTGGGTTCGGAACCGGTTCGGTCGGTTTTGGTTCCGCTTGAACCGGAGGGTTTCACTACCGATTACGAATTTTAG